A region from the Mycolicibacterium litorale genome encodes:
- a CDS encoding Rieske 2Fe-2S domain-containing protein: MTTDTAHSGIREIDTGTLPDRYARGWHCLGPVTDYLDGKPHSIEAFGTKLVVFADSKGDVKILDGYCRHMGGDLSQGTIKGDEVACPFHDWRWGGDGKCKLVPYAKRTPRLARTRAWTTDVRSGLLFVWHDHEGNPPPPEVRIPDIPEFASDDWTDWRWNSILIEGANCREIIDNVTDMAHFFYIHFGLPTYFKNVFEGHIASQYLHNVGRPDVNDMGTTYGEAHLDSEASYFGPSFMINWLHNNYGGYKAESILINCHYPVTQDSFVLQWGVIVEKPKGMDEKMTDKLSRTFTDGVSKGFLQDVEIWKHKTRIDNPLLVEEDGAVYQLRRWYQQFYVDVADVTPEMTDRFEIEVDTTAANEYWNSEVEENLKRREAEKAEQPTS, from the coding sequence GTGACCACCGACACCGCCCACAGCGGCATCCGCGAGATCGACACCGGAACCCTGCCTGACCGTTACGCCAGGGGATGGCACTGCCTCGGCCCGGTGACGGACTACCTCGACGGCAAACCGCACTCCATCGAGGCGTTCGGCACCAAGCTCGTGGTGTTCGCCGATTCGAAGGGCGACGTCAAGATCCTCGACGGCTACTGCCGCCACATGGGTGGTGACCTGTCCCAGGGCACCATCAAGGGCGACGAGGTGGCCTGCCCGTTCCACGACTGGCGCTGGGGCGGCGACGGCAAGTGCAAGCTCGTGCCCTACGCCAAACGGACGCCGCGCTTGGCCCGCACCCGCGCCTGGACCACCGACGTGCGTAGCGGTCTGTTGTTCGTCTGGCACGACCACGAGGGCAACCCGCCCCCGCCGGAGGTCCGCATCCCCGACATCCCGGAGTTCGCCAGCGACGACTGGACCGACTGGCGGTGGAATTCGATCCTGATCGAGGGCGCCAACTGCCGCGAGATCATCGACAACGTCACCGACATGGCGCACTTCTTCTACATCCACTTCGGACTGCCGACGTACTTCAAGAACGTCTTCGAGGGCCACATCGCCAGCCAGTACCTGCACAACGTCGGCCGGCCCGACGTCAACGACATGGGCACCACCTACGGGGAGGCGCACCTCGACTCGGAGGCGTCGTACTTCGGCCCGTCGTTCATGATCAACTGGCTGCACAACAACTACGGCGGATACAAGGCCGAATCCATCCTCATCAACTGCCACTACCCGGTGACGCAGGATTCGTTCGTGCTGCAGTGGGGCGTCATCGTCGAGAAGCCCAAGGGCATGGACGAGAAGATGACCGACAAGCTGTCGCGCACCTTCACCGACGGTGTGAGCAAGGGCTTCCTGCAGGACGTCGAGATCTGGAAGCACAAGACCCGCATCGACAATCCGCTGCTGGTCGAGGAGGACGGCGCGGTCTACCAGCTGCGGCGCTGGTATCAGCAGTTCTACGTCGACGTCGCCGATGTGACGCCCGAGATGACCGACCGCTTCGAGATCGAGGTCGACACCACCGCGGCCAACGAGTACTGGAACAGTGAGGTCGAAGAGAACCTCAAGCGCCGCGAAGCCGAGAAAGCCGAACAGCCGACGTCATGA
- a CDS encoding MOSC domain-containing protein produces the protein MRVGHVAELWRYPVKSLGGEPVERVEFGPRGVHGDRLWAVRDVERDITASARRLPALLTATARYCAPVPGDAGPGRVPDVEITFPNGTVRRSDDPAIHAELSELAGREVRLTALPPASDTSLHRLGLTDRNHSPIASLRSDFGIADGERLPDLSMMRFSDLTLLARYSTPPGMFVDLAPVHVMTRASLGTIAAEMGEASVDVRRFRPNVLLAEVDTHDGLPESHWTGGHLRMGTAVLEVTMPTIRCVVPSRAQPGLDVDRRITRAVADRANRCLGSYCWVESGGAAAVGDEVALTAPGRRLLADAAKRGKRMVFGLATTAVSRLAR, from the coding sequence ATGCGAGTCGGACACGTGGCGGAGCTGTGGCGTTATCCCGTCAAATCGCTCGGTGGTGAACCCGTCGAGCGAGTGGAGTTCGGGCCGCGCGGGGTCCACGGCGACCGGCTGTGGGCGGTGCGCGACGTCGAGCGCGACATCACCGCGAGCGCGCGCCGGCTGCCGGCCTTGCTGACCGCGACCGCCCGTTACTGCGCGCCTGTCCCCGGCGACGCCGGTCCCGGACGGGTGCCCGACGTCGAGATCACCTTCCCCAACGGCACGGTGCGGCGCTCCGACGATCCCGCGATCCACGCCGAACTGTCCGAACTCGCCGGGCGCGAGGTGCGGTTGACCGCGCTGCCGCCGGCGTCGGACACCAGCCTGCACCGCCTCGGCTTGACCGACCGCAATCACTCGCCGATCGCCTCACTGCGCTCCGACTTCGGGATCGCCGACGGGGAGAGGCTGCCCGATCTGTCGATGATGCGCTTCTCCGACCTGACGCTGCTCGCCCGCTACTCGACGCCGCCGGGGATGTTCGTCGACCTCGCACCCGTCCACGTGATGACGCGAGCCAGCCTGGGCACCATCGCCGCCGAGATGGGGGAGGCCTCCGTCGACGTCCGTCGCTTCCGCCCCAATGTGCTTCTGGCCGAGGTCGACACGCACGATGGGCTCCCGGAGTCCCACTGGACGGGCGGACACCTGAGGATGGGTACAGCGGTGCTCGAGGTGACCATGCCGACGATCCGCTGTGTGGTGCCGAGCCGGGCGCAACCCGGCCTGGACGTGGACCGCAGGATCACCAGGGCGGTCGCCGACCGGGCGAACCGGTGCCTGGGCAGCTACTGCTGGGTCGAGTCCGGTGGGGCCGCCGCCGTCGGCGACGAGGTGGCGTTGACGGCGCCCGGCCGACGCCTGCTCGCCGATGCGGCGAAGCGCGGTAAGCGCATGGTGTTCGGACTCGCCACGACCGCGGTGAGCCGGCTGGCCCGGTAG
- a CDS encoding thiolase domain-containing protein, whose protein sequence is MTDIAVVGFAHAPHVRRTEGTTNGVEMLMPCFAELYADLGITKADIGFWCSGSSDYLAGRAFSFISAIDSIGAVPPINESHVEMDAAWALYEAYIKILTGEVETALVYGFGKSSAGTLRRVLALQTDPYTVAPLWPDSVSMAGLQARLGLDAGKWTAEQMAQVALDSFAVSERTDSEKPATSVDELLERPYFAEPLRRHDIAPITDGASAIVLAAGDRARELRENPAWITGFEHRIETPILGARDLTTSPSTAASAQAATGGDTGSIDVAEIYAPFTHQHLILKEAIGLSDATMINPSGGTLAANPMFSAGLERIGFAARHIFDGSAQRVLAHATSGPALQQNLVAVLEGRNGKNGR, encoded by the coding sequence GTGACCGATATTGCAGTGGTGGGCTTCGCGCACGCCCCGCACGTGCGCCGCACCGAGGGCACCACCAACGGCGTCGAGATGCTGATGCCGTGTTTCGCCGAACTCTACGCCGACCTGGGCATCACCAAGGCCGACATCGGCTTCTGGTGTTCCGGGTCGTCGGATTACCTTGCTGGCCGGGCGTTCTCGTTCATCTCCGCGATCGACTCCATAGGCGCCGTGCCGCCGATCAACGAATCGCACGTCGAGATGGACGCCGCCTGGGCGCTCTACGAGGCCTACATCAAGATCCTCACCGGCGAGGTGGAGACCGCGCTGGTGTATGGGTTCGGCAAGTCCAGCGCGGGCACACTGCGCCGCGTGCTTGCGTTGCAGACCGATCCCTACACCGTCGCCCCGCTGTGGCCGGATTCGGTGTCGATGGCGGGCCTGCAGGCACGACTGGGTCTGGACGCCGGCAAGTGGACCGCCGAGCAGATGGCGCAGGTCGCGCTGGATTCGTTCGCGGTCAGTGAGCGCACGGACAGCGAGAAACCGGCGACGAGCGTCGACGAACTGCTCGAACGTCCATATTTCGCCGAACCCCTGCGCCGCCACGACATCGCGCCGATCACCGACGGGGCGTCGGCGATCGTGCTGGCCGCCGGCGACCGGGCCCGTGAGCTGCGCGAGAACCCCGCGTGGATCACCGGTTTCGAGCATCGCATCGAGACGCCGATCCTCGGCGCCCGCGACCTGACCACCTCACCGTCGACCGCCGCGTCCGCGCAGGCGGCCACCGGCGGTGACACCGGCTCCATCGACGTCGCCGAGATCTACGCGCCGTTCACCCACCAGCACCTGATCCTCAAAGAGGCAATCGGCCTGTCGGATGCGACGATGATCAATCCGTCCGGCGGCACACTGGCCGCCAACCCGATGTTCTCGGCCGGCCTGGAGCGGATCGGCTTCGCGGCCCGCCACATCTTCGACGGCTCGGCTCAGCGGGTACTGGCGCACGCCACCAGTGGGCCTGCGCTGCAACAGAATCTGGTAGCGGTCCTCGAGGGACGAAACGGCAAGAACGGCCGATGA
- a CDS encoding thiolase domain-containing protein has protein sequence MAKNKAAVLGTGQTKYVAKRQDVSMNGLVREAIDRALADSGMTMDDIDAVVVGKAPDFFEGVMMPELFLTDAVGATNKPLIRVHTAGSVGGSTGVVAASLVQSGKYRRVLAMAWEKQSESNAMWALSIPVPFTKPVGAGAGGYFAPHVRAYIRRSGAPEHIGAMVAVKDRLNGAKNPLAHLHQPDITLEKVLGSQMLWDPIRFDETCPSSDGACALVIGDEETADRRVADGHPVAWIHATALRTEPLAYAGRDQVNPQAGRDAAKALWAAAGITSPIDEIDVAEIYVPFSWFEPMWLENLGFAAEGEGWKLTEAGETAIGGRLPVNPSGGVLSSNPIGASGMIRFAEAAIQVMGKAGEHQVEGARKALGHAYGGGSQYYSMWVVSSDKQTT, from the coding sequence ATGGCGAAGAACAAGGCAGCCGTGCTGGGCACCGGGCAGACCAAATACGTCGCCAAGCGCCAGGACGTGTCGATGAACGGCCTGGTGCGCGAGGCCATCGACCGGGCGCTGGCCGATTCCGGCATGACGATGGACGACATCGACGCGGTCGTCGTCGGCAAGGCGCCCGACTTCTTCGAGGGCGTCATGATGCCCGAACTGTTCCTCACCGACGCCGTCGGCGCCACCAACAAGCCGCTGATCCGTGTGCACACCGCCGGATCGGTCGGCGGGTCCACCGGCGTGGTGGCGGCGAGCCTGGTGCAGTCCGGCAAGTACCGCCGCGTGCTGGCGATGGCCTGGGAGAAGCAGTCCGAATCGAACGCCATGTGGGCGTTGAGCATTCCGGTGCCGTTCACGAAGCCGGTCGGGGCGGGGGCGGGCGGCTACTTCGCCCCGCACGTGCGCGCCTACATCCGCCGGTCGGGCGCGCCGGAGCACATCGGTGCGATGGTGGCGGTCAAGGACCGGCTCAACGGGGCGAAGAACCCGCTGGCCCACCTGCACCAGCCCGACATCACGTTGGAGAAGGTGCTGGGCTCGCAGATGCTGTGGGATCCGATCCGCTTCGACGAGACCTGCCCGTCATCCGACGGTGCGTGTGCACTGGTGATCGGTGACGAGGAGACCGCCGACCGCCGGGTCGCCGACGGCCATCCGGTGGCGTGGATCCACGCCACCGCGCTGCGCACCGAACCACTCGCCTACGCCGGGCGCGATCAGGTCAATCCGCAGGCCGGCCGCGACGCCGCCAAGGCGCTGTGGGCGGCGGCCGGGATCACCAGCCCGATCGACGAGATCGACGTCGCCGAGATCTATGTCCCGTTCTCGTGGTTCGAGCCGATGTGGTTGGAGAACCTAGGATTCGCCGCCGAGGGTGAGGGCTGGAAGCTCACCGAGGCCGGTGAGACGGCGATCGGCGGGCGGCTTCCGGTCAACCCGTCGGGCGGTGTGTTGTCCTCGAACCCGATCGGCGCGTCCGGCATGATCCGCTTCGCCGAAGCCGCCATCCAGGTGATGGGCAAGGCCGGTGAGCATCAGGTCGAGGGCGCCCGTAAGGCGCTCGGCCACGCCTATGGCGGTGGTTCGCAGTACTACTCGATGTGGGTGGTCAGCTCCGACAAGCAGACCACGTGA
- a CDS encoding acetoacetate decarboxylase family protein, which translates to MTDTTASGSSRERSSTSQHTIQDTVLTMPVRIRKANTHVAMFSVAASAAQRMIDYSGLPVCEYLPGRTVVMLMLVRYVDGDLGQYHEFGTAVMVNPPGSSAKGPRALASAAAFIHHLPVDQTFTLEAGRRIWGFPKVMADFRVRETPTFDFDVTVDGKLVAGIEFGRGVPIPSALTARPQVLRTYSCLDGVTREIPWEMRNTGMSARLGGARLRLGDHPYARELAALGLPKRAIASQASANVEMTFGDAQEIR; encoded by the coding sequence ATGACGGATACCACCGCCTCAGGGTCTTCGCGCGAGCGCTCATCCACCTCGCAACACACGATCCAAGACACCGTGCTCACCATGCCGGTGCGCATCCGTAAAGCCAACACCCACGTCGCGATGTTCTCCGTCGCCGCGTCCGCGGCGCAGCGCATGATCGACTACTCCGGCCTGCCGGTGTGCGAATACCTGCCCGGCCGCACGGTCGTCATGCTGATGCTGGTGCGCTACGTCGACGGCGACCTCGGGCAGTACCACGAATTCGGCACGGCGGTGATGGTGAACCCGCCGGGTTCGTCGGCCAAGGGGCCTCGGGCACTCGCCTCCGCGGCGGCGTTCATCCACCACCTGCCCGTCGACCAGACCTTCACGCTGGAGGCGGGCCGGCGCATCTGGGGCTTCCCGAAGGTGATGGCCGACTTCCGCGTCCGCGAGACGCCGACGTTCGACTTCGACGTCACCGTCGACGGCAAACTCGTGGCGGGGATCGAGTTCGGTCGCGGCGTGCCGATCCCGTCGGCGCTCACCGCGCGACCGCAGGTGCTCAGGACCTACAGCTGTCTCGACGGCGTCACGCGTGAGATCCCCTGGGAGATGCGCAACACCGGGATGTCGGCGCGGCTCGGCGGGGCGCGTCTGCGGCTGGGGGACCACCCCTATGCCCGGGAACTCGCCGCACTGGGTTTACCGAAACGGGCCATCGCCAGCCAGGCGTCTGCCAATGTCGAGATGACATTCGGTGATGCACAGGAGATTCGATGA
- a CDS encoding TIGR03619 family F420-dependent LLM class oxidoreductase, giving the protein MKYTVSIAMGPIDQLVELARCAEEVGFDAIALPDSLFYMEKQAADYPYTPDGSRMWNADTPWVDPLIAAAAMGAVTSTLRFYTNVMKLGSRNPLLLARQVGSVANLTNNRFGFGVGIGWAPEEFEWCGVPFARRGKRVDEMIEVIKRVLAGGMVEFHGEFFDFDRLQMSPAPSEPVPFYVGGHTDVALKRAARVGDGWTSAMMTGAQLAETIGKLNTLRAEFGREGEPFEFQAVCIDKFGVDGHRELAEAGVTDNIVIPWLFDGLSFDAPLDKKKDSMKRFADTYIRSGWQQR; this is encoded by the coding sequence ATGAAGTACACGGTCAGCATCGCGATGGGCCCCATCGATCAGTTGGTGGAGCTGGCGAGATGCGCCGAAGAGGTCGGTTTCGACGCGATCGCGCTGCCGGACTCGCTGTTCTACATGGAGAAGCAGGCGGCCGACTATCCGTACACGCCCGACGGCTCGCGGATGTGGAACGCCGACACGCCGTGGGTGGACCCCCTGATCGCCGCCGCGGCGATGGGTGCGGTGACGTCGACGCTGCGGTTCTACACCAACGTGATGAAGCTGGGTTCGCGCAACCCGCTGCTGCTGGCCCGCCAGGTCGGCTCGGTGGCGAACCTGACGAACAACAGGTTCGGATTCGGCGTCGGGATCGGCTGGGCGCCGGAGGAATTCGAGTGGTGCGGGGTGCCGTTCGCGCGGCGCGGCAAGCGGGTCGACGAGATGATCGAGGTGATCAAGCGTGTACTCGCCGGCGGCATGGTCGAGTTCCACGGCGAGTTCTTCGATTTCGACCGGCTGCAGATGAGTCCGGCACCGTCGGAGCCGGTCCCGTTCTACGTCGGCGGGCACACCGATGTCGCGCTCAAGCGCGCGGCGCGCGTGGGTGACGGCTGGACCAGCGCCATGATGACCGGTGCGCAACTCGCCGAGACGATCGGAAAGCTCAACACGTTGCGGGCCGAATTCGGCCGCGAGGGTGAACCGTTCGAGTTCCAGGCGGTGTGCATCGACAAGTTCGGGGTGGACGGCCATCGGGAACTCGCCGAGGCCGGTGTCACCGACAACATCGTGATCCCCTGGCTGTTCGACGGATTGAGCTTCGATGCTCCGCTGGACAAGAAGAAGGACTCGATGAAGCGGTTCGCCGACACCTACATCCGTTCGGGGTGGCAGCAGCGCTAG
- a CDS encoding cytochrome P450: MTQTLSTKPDVDLTDGTFYADGPAAREAYRWMRANQPVFRDRNGLAAATTYQAVLDAERNPELFSSTGGIRPDQPGMPYMIDMDDPAHLLRRKLVNSGFTRKRVMDKVPSIERLCDTLIDAVCERGECDFVRDIAAPLPMAVIGDMLGVLPEEREMLLTWSDDLVCGLSSHVDELVIQKLMDTFAAYTAFTMDVIAKRRAEPTDDLFSVLVNAEVEGSRMTDDEIVFETLLILIGGDETTRHTLSGGTEQILRHRDQWERLVADVDLLPGAIEEMLRWTSPVKNMCRTLTADTEFHGTELRSGEKIMLMFESANFDEAVFDSPESFNIDRNPNSHVAFGFGTHFCLGNQLARLELRLMLTKVLQRLPDLRLADDAAVPLRPANFVSGPESMPVVFTPTKRVLD; this comes from the coding sequence ATGACGCAGACGTTGAGCACCAAACCGGACGTCGACCTGACCGACGGCACGTTCTACGCCGACGGGCCGGCCGCACGTGAGGCCTACCGCTGGATGCGGGCCAACCAGCCGGTGTTCCGCGACCGCAACGGGCTGGCGGCGGCCACCACGTATCAGGCCGTGCTGGACGCGGAGCGCAACCCCGAGCTCTTCTCGTCGACCGGCGGTATCCGGCCCGACCAGCCCGGGATGCCGTACATGATCGACATGGACGACCCCGCGCACCTGTTGCGGCGCAAACTCGTCAACTCCGGGTTCACCCGTAAGCGGGTCATGGACAAGGTGCCCTCGATCGAGCGGTTGTGCGACACGCTGATCGATGCGGTGTGCGAGCGCGGGGAGTGCGACTTCGTCCGCGACATCGCCGCCCCGCTGCCGATGGCCGTGATCGGCGACATGCTGGGCGTGCTGCCCGAGGAGCGCGAGATGCTGCTCACCTGGTCCGACGACCTGGTGTGCGGATTGAGTTCGCACGTCGACGAACTGGTGATCCAGAAGCTGATGGACACGTTCGCCGCCTACACCGCGTTCACGATGGATGTCATCGCCAAGCGGCGGGCCGAACCGACCGACGACCTGTTCTCGGTGCTCGTCAACGCCGAGGTCGAGGGTTCGCGGATGACCGACGACGAGATCGTGTTCGAGACGCTGCTCATCCTGATCGGCGGCGACGAGACGACACGGCACACGCTGTCCGGCGGCACCGAGCAGATCCTGCGGCACCGCGATCAGTGGGAGCGGTTGGTCGCCGACGTGGACCTGTTGCCGGGGGCCATCGAGGAGATGCTGCGCTGGACGTCGCCGGTGAAGAACATGTGCCGCACGCTCACCGCCGACACCGAGTTCCACGGCACGGAGTTGCGCTCGGGCGAGAAGATCATGCTGATGTTCGAGTCGGCGAACTTCGACGAAGCTGTATTCGACAGCCCCGAGTCCTTCAACATCGACCGGAACCCCAACAGCCACGTGGCCTTCGGCTTCGGCACCCACTTCTGCCTCGGCAACCAGCTGGCCCGGTTGGAGCTTCGGCTGATGCTGACGAAGGTGTTGCAACGGTTGCCGGATCTACGGCTCGCCGACGACGCCGCGGTGCCGCTGCGCCCGGCGAACTTCGTCAGCGGCCCAGAATCGATGCCGGTGGTGTTCACGCCGACCAAGCGCGTTCTCGACTGA
- a CDS encoding type IV toxin-antitoxin system AbiEi family antitoxin yields MGEPFIGSEAIASGALTPYALRSRFRAIYPDVYVPPDLEVTATQRAEAAWLWTHRQGVVAGRSAAAMHGARWVDASKPAEVLWPNRRPPPGLRTWSDRVGDDEVEMVDGVRVTTPARTALDIAARYPFGRAVAAIDALARATHLKVPDVELLAERYRGRRGIRNAHNALGLVDPGAESPRETWLRLLVVRNGFPAPQTQIPVYDGYGQLVAVVDMGWQDIKVALDYEGSHHLGPDRFNKDIHRHEAITELGWIDIRVTSRDTEGGIIARLRSAWRQRA; encoded by the coding sequence ATGGGGGAGCCATTCATCGGCAGTGAGGCCATCGCGTCGGGCGCGCTGACGCCCTACGCGCTGCGCAGTCGTTTCCGCGCGATCTACCCGGACGTCTACGTGCCGCCGGACCTCGAAGTGACAGCGACCCAACGCGCTGAGGCAGCGTGGCTGTGGACGCACCGCCAGGGCGTGGTCGCCGGCCGGTCGGCGGCGGCGATGCACGGCGCGAGATGGGTCGACGCCTCGAAGCCGGCCGAGGTGCTGTGGCCCAACCGCCGCCCGCCGCCCGGCCTGCGGACGTGGTCGGACCGCGTAGGCGACGACGAAGTCGAGATGGTCGACGGTGTCCGGGTCACGACACCGGCCCGCACCGCACTCGACATCGCGGCGCGATACCCGTTCGGCCGGGCGGTCGCGGCGATCGACGCGCTCGCCCGCGCCACACACCTCAAGGTCCCCGATGTCGAACTCCTGGCCGAGCGGTACCGCGGCCGCCGCGGAATCCGCAACGCGCACAACGCCCTCGGCCTCGTCGACCCGGGCGCCGAATCCCCCAGGGAGACGTGGCTGCGGCTACTGGTCGTCCGCAACGGCTTCCCTGCCCCGCAGACCCAGATCCCGGTGTACGACGGATACGGCCAACTCGTCGCCGTCGTGGACATGGGCTGGCAGGACATCAAGGTGGCCCTGGACTACGAAGGCTCCCACCATCTCGGGCCGGACCGGTTCAACAAGGACATCCATCGCCACGAGGCAATCACCGAACTCGGGTGGATCGACATCCGGGTCACCTCACGCGACACCGAGGGCGGCATCATCGCCAGGCTGAGATCCGCATGGCGCCAGCGAGCGTGA
- a CDS encoding Zn-ribbon domain-containing OB-fold protein: MTASQSSPALIETHEPPLSAPLKLSFDYTRSVGPLLGQFFTALRDRRIVGVRGSDGRVHVPPAEYDPVTYERLTEIVPVAAVGTVVSWTWQPQPLEGQPLQRPFAWALIKLDGADTPLLHAVDAGESDKISAGTRVHAHWVDEPVGAITDIAYFALGEEAEPEGEPSDKDPVTMLVVPSAIEIQHTASAPESTFLRALQEGKLLGARTGKEGKLYFPPREADPATGRPTTEFVELPDKGTVTTFAIINIPFAGQRIKPPYVAAYVLLDGADIPFLHLVTEIEADQVRMGMRVEAVWKPREEWGLGIDNISHFRPTGEPDAEYDTYKHHL; encoded by the coding sequence GTGACCGCCAGCCAAAGCAGCCCGGCGCTGATCGAGACGCATGAACCGCCCCTCTCGGCGCCCTTGAAGTTGTCCTTCGACTACACCCGTTCGGTCGGGCCACTGCTCGGCCAGTTCTTCACCGCCCTGCGCGACAGACGCATCGTCGGCGTCCGGGGCTCCGACGGTCGGGTCCACGTGCCGCCGGCCGAATACGACCCGGTGACCTACGAACGGTTGACGGAGATCGTACCGGTGGCCGCCGTCGGAACCGTGGTGTCGTGGACGTGGCAACCACAGCCGCTGGAGGGCCAGCCGCTGCAGCGGCCGTTCGCGTGGGCGCTCATCAAACTCGACGGCGCCGACACCCCACTGCTGCACGCCGTGGATGCAGGTGAGTCCGACAAGATCAGTGCCGGGACGCGGGTGCACGCGCACTGGGTCGACGAACCCGTCGGCGCGATCACCGACATCGCGTACTTCGCACTGGGCGAGGAGGCGGAACCCGAAGGTGAACCCTCCGACAAGGATCCGGTGACGATGCTGGTGGTGCCGAGCGCCATCGAGATCCAGCACACCGCGTCCGCGCCGGAGAGCACGTTCCTGCGCGCCCTGCAGGAGGGCAAGCTGCTCGGTGCCCGCACCGGCAAGGAGGGCAAGCTCTATTTCCCGCCGCGGGAAGCCGATCCGGCCACCGGCCGGCCCACCACCGAGTTCGTCGAGCTGCCGGACAAGGGCACCGTCACGACGTTCGCGATCATCAACATCCCGTTCGCCGGTCAGCGCATCAAGCCGCCCTACGTCGCGGCCTACGTGCTGCTCGACGGCGCCGACATCCCGTTCCTGCATCTGGTCACCGAGATCGAGGCCGACCAGGTGCGGATGGGTATGCGGGTCGAGGCGGTGTGGAAGCCCCGCGAGGAATGGGGCCTGGGCATCGACAACATCAGCCATTTCCGGCCGACGGGTGAGCCCGACGCCGAGTACGACACCTACAAGCACCACCTGTAG
- a CDS encoding LLM class F420-dependent oxidoreductase, whose amino-acid sequence MKLGLQLGYWGAQPPTNHAELVAAAEEAGFDTVFTAEAWGSDAYTPLAWLGSATQRMRLGTSVIQLSARTPTACAMAALTLDHLSGGRHILGLGVSGPQVVEGWYGQKFPKPLARTREYVNILRQVWAREAPVTSDGPHYPLPLTGEGTTGLGKALKPITHPLRADIPIMLGAEGPKNVALAAEICDGWLPIFYTPRMADTYNSWLDEGFARPGARRSREDFEICATAQVVITDDRPATFEMMKPFLALYMGGMGAEDTNFHADVYRRMGYAEVVEDVTKLFRSNRKDEAAKVIPDELVDDAAIVGDADYVREQIKVWEAAGVTMMVVSARSAEQVRELADLV is encoded by the coding sequence ATGAAGCTCGGACTCCAGCTCGGGTATTGGGGAGCGCAGCCGCCGACCAATCACGCCGAACTCGTCGCGGCGGCCGAGGAGGCGGGCTTCGACACCGTCTTCACCGCGGAGGCGTGGGGATCGGACGCCTACACCCCGCTGGCATGGCTCGGCTCGGCCACGCAGCGGATGCGTTTGGGCACGTCGGTCATCCAGCTCTCGGCGCGTACCCCCACCGCCTGCGCGATGGCGGCGCTGACCCTCGACCACCTGTCCGGTGGCCGCCACATCCTCGGCCTCGGGGTGTCCGGGCCACAGGTGGTGGAGGGGTGGTACGGCCAGAAGTTCCCCAAACCCTTGGCGCGCACCCGCGAGTACGTGAACATCCTGCGTCAGGTGTGGGCGCGCGAGGCGCCGGTGACCAGCGACGGCCCCCACTATCCGCTGCCGCTGACCGGTGAGGGCACCACCGGGCTGGGCAAGGCGCTCAAGCCGATCACCCATCCGCTGCGCGCCGACATCCCGATCATGCTGGGCGCCGAGGGTCCGAAGAACGTCGCGCTGGCCGCCGAGATCTGCGACGGCTGGCTGCCGATCTTCTACACCCCGCGCATGGCCGACACCTACAACTCCTGGCTCGACGAGGGCTTCGCCCGCCCGGGCGCGCGCCGCAGCCGTGAGGACTTCGAGATCTGCGCGACCGCCCAGGTCGTCATCACCGACGACCGGCCCGCGACGTTCGAGATGATGAAGCCGTTCCTCGCGCTCTACATGGGCGGGATGGGCGCCGAGGACACCAACTTCCACGCCGACGTCTACCGCCGGATGGGCTACGCCGAGGTGGTCGAGGACGTCACGAAGCTGTTCCGCAGCAACCGCAAGGACGAGGCGGCCAAGGTGATTCCCGACGAGCTCGTCGACGACGCCGCGATCGTCGGCGACGCCGACTACGTCCGCGAGCAGATCAAGGTCTGGGAGGCGGCCGGCGTGACGATGATGGTCGTGAGTGCACGCTCGGCCGAGCAGGTCCGCGAGCTCGCCGACCTCGTGTAG